The Maylandia zebra isolate NMK-2024a linkage group LG4, Mzebra_GT3a, whole genome shotgun sequence genome includes a window with the following:
- the tmem187 gene encoding transmembrane protein 187, giving the protein MMRRAVVHVSVGFLLCVGLVNTGLFADVDVDLSSEHYAERRVDGLPAFLAMPCNCVVNVGYVCVGLYWLLWRGDGAESERARYLRHVFALMAVFYGPVQWTRLAMLRRAPAVLDQWLTLPIFAWVPVWIDFIERRTEWRASHAATLELGSVLSYGLAIAHRRGFDTALAGHVLFAVYKGVDVQRTHGDVRTRRHLVLALLSCAGFVLLKLLDHHLAQYRLFQRFTGHFWSKVCDVLQFHYSFCFLTRLTSRARAKTEPQQQ; this is encoded by the coding sequence ATGATGAGGCGGGCCGTGGTGCACGTGTCCGTGGGCTTCCTGCTGTGTGTCGGCCTGGTGAACACCGGCCTGTTCGCGGACGTTGACGTGGACCTGAGTTCCGAACACTACGCGGAGAGGCGGGTCGACGGTCTGCCCGCGTTCTTGGCGATGCCCTGTAACTGCGTGGTCAATGTGGGTTACGTGTGCGTGGGGCTGTACTGGCTGCTGTGGCGCGGGGACGGCGCTGAGTCGGAGCGCGCCCGCTACCTGAGGCACGTGTTCGCCCTCATGGCCGTCTTTTACGGCCCCGTACAGTGGACGCGCCTGGCCATGCTGCGGCGCGCTCCAGCCGTTCTCGACCAGTGGCTGACTTTACCGATCTTCGCGTGGGTGCCGGTGTGGATCGACTTTATCGAGAGGCGGACCGAATGGCGCGCGTCGCACGCGGCGACGCTCGAGCTCGGCTCCGTTCTCAGCTACGGACTGGCGATCGCACACCGACGCGGCTTCGACACGGCGCTCGCAGGTCACGTGCTCTTTGCGGTGTACAAAGGGGTTGACGTGCAGCGGACGCACGGAGATGTGCGCACGCGCAGACACCTCGTGCTGGCTTTGCTGTCGTGTGCAGGCTTCGTGCTCCTGAAGCTGCTGGATCACCACCTGGCTCAGTACCGCCTGTTCCAGCGCTTCACCGGACACTTCTGGTCCAAAGTGTGCGACGTGCTGCAGTTCCACTACAGCTTCTGCTTCCTGACCAGGCTGACGAGCAGAGCGCGGGCCAAGACTGAGCCGCAGCAGCAGTGA